Part of the Ailuropoda melanoleuca isolate Jingjing unplaced genomic scaffold, ASM200744v2 unplaced-scaffold5492, whole genome shotgun sequence genome, TGAGGCCTCTGAAGGAAGGGCAAATGTTTCTCTACAACCAAACTAACTGGCTCcaggaaagaaaagtttttgaaaagacCTTGCTATTCCTAAGATGTTAACTAACATTATTTGAAGAGCTCTGATTCTAATAACAGACACTTTTctggaagattctttttttcttgccttcaatTTCTAAAAGTTACTAAaaaatttcatgtatttcaaTAATTTCCAGAAGTCACCTTTTAGAGTATTTTTGTCTTACAATTTTCAGAACAAAAACCCTTTTTTCCTCTATCTTCAGTTGTGCTTTTCATCTCTGAAACTCAAGCCTTGTTGAAATTCAAGCTGTAGCTAACACTGTGTAAGCActtaaaatagaagagaaggacAGGAAAGTCAGTGAGAAGTGAGAGTTCAAAGTAGCCCTTTTAGTGAGGACAGTACTGGTAGGGGTAGGAATGATTGTATATTAAGGCAAATATTTATAGGAAGGTGGTATTTGGATATATGATCAAACATGAGTCTATTTAACATGGACATGGCAGTATTCCAATCAATACAAATAAGGGCAATGAGCCCCAGTTTGAACAACTGGAATTCCTTTGCATGTTGGAACGGCCTATTCCTggggcagggaaaaaaaaatcactacatgGTGATTAGTCATTTTCAGGTACAgatgaaaatacacacacagaaagattGATGTTTGGTCTCTTGGGCTATTCATGCTTTCAGATCAGTATTTCTTCACATAGATTTGTGGCATTCTGGCAGCTAATTCTTTGCAGGAGAAAACGGGAGGAAAGCATCTTCAGCCCTcaacaaaaaagggggggatcACAATTATAATAACCCATTAAAGTAGGATTCTTTGGTATGTAACAAGGTGAGGAGTCCAAATGACCACACATTCAGAGTGATTCTCCACTGTGAAGTCTCTGATGCCTAATGAGGGCTGAACTACACCTAAAAGCTCTGCCACATTCATTACACTCacagggtttctctccagtgtgaatccCCTGATGTTGAGTACGATGGGCACTTcaactgaaggctttcccacactcatGGCAATCAAACAGTTTCCGTCCGGTATGAATCTTCTCATGTTGTATCAGGGATGAACTCTGGCTGAATGCTTTCCCACAATCTTTACAGGTGTAAGGTTTCTCTCCCATGTGGGTTTTGTGTTTTATGAGAGTTGAGCTCTGGCTGAAAGCTTCATCACATTCTCTACATTTGTAGGGTTTTTCTCCAGGATGAGTTCTCTGATGTTGAATAAGGGCTGATCGATCGCTGAAGGCTTTGCCACAGTCATTACAGGTGTAAGGTTTCTCTGCAGTGTGAGTTCTCTGGTGTTGATAGAGGTGTGAGCTCTGACTAATGACCTTGCCACATTCACTACATTCATAGgatttctctccagtgtgaataAGCTGATGGACAATGAGGGAAGAGTTGTGACTAAAGGCTTCCCTGCATTCACAGGGCTTCTCTCCTGTATGAATAAACTGATGCACCATACGGGATGAATTATGACTGAAGGCTTTACCACAGTCAtcacattcataaggtttctcgCCACTATGAATTCGCTGATGTTGAATAAAGTGCGTTATCTGAATAAAAGCCTCCCCGCATTCATTACATTCGtgaggtttctctccagtatggatTCTCTGGTGTTGAATAAGACAGACATTATGattaaaggctttcccacatgcCTTGcattcatatggtttctctccagtatgaattctctcatgTACCATAAGAGCTGAATAATTACCAAAAATTTTTCTACATTCGCTACATTCATAACATTTCTTTCCATGTGGGGTTCTCTGATGTGGAATAAATGGTGCATTCTGAATTAAGGCTCTTTCATGCACATTATATTCCTTCCCACCACAAACACGCTGATAATGTTTGGTAAGGTGTGAGTTCCAGGTATAGCCTTTCCTATCTTCACAAGACTTCTCTCCATTATTAGTTTTCCGACGTCCAGTGAGGTGTATACCGTGACCAACAGTCTTCCCATGCTGATTACATTCCAAATTTTTTCTCCATTATGAGCTATACAAAGTTGAACATAAACTGAGCGATCATGGAATATTTTACTACATACATTACACTTAAGAGCTTTCTCATTTGTGCTATCTTTCTGATGTCTTATTAATTTTGAATTCTGTTGAAAGCTCTTTCCCTGAGCATCAGATGTATAAGGTCTcggtctggtcccaggaatgcagctagatagctattagaccattctgaacacctacaaactcaactggagaatgaagaaaagaatagcagcaactctaagaacagaatagccaccactttctgcaaggaacccagtttaaaacaggagttgagctccagcttggCGTTCCaggatggcggaggagcaggagacctaatgTTCGTctgtcccaggaattcagcgagagagctaccaaaccattccaaatacctatgaatgcaactggagaatgaagaaacgatttgcagaaactctatgaacagaaaggcaaccactttctgcaaggaggagaaaagatggaggaggagtaggcgaccctttctcagctggtctgAGTAGaactggatatctaccagaccattctgaacaccctcagaatcagcctgagacgcaggaagatacatctggatctctacaaatgaacatctccagtgctgagtattgagaacttcctttagcggagagaggaggttaagatggcagaggagtaggggactcctttttcagccagtcccctgagttgagctggataggtaccagaccagcaggaacatccacggaatcagcctgagacgcaggaagatacatctggatctctacaaatgaacatctccagcgctgagtattgaggtacgaagcggggagccgtgaaaccgtgcacagatatcagaagacaaagagaaggcggagggagccaccgtgtcagggtgccgggaagcggtagccacatgcacgggggagcagacggACTGCGGACCTGCACTCTTGAGACAGCTGACTGAGAACgagagctccgggagcgcgcatggggtggctggcggctggcgggccacctgcaccggggagcgggtggaccgcggacccgcatcctggaaacggcagactgagtccgtgagctaggagcatgcgccaccaagcatctcacggagctccggagctccggtgtgctcactggttccaggctgagaccgggagctccgggagcgtgcgcggggcagctggcggctggtggctggagggccacctgcaccaggcgGACTCGCGGNNNNNNNNNNNNNNNNNNNNNNNNNNNNNNNNNNNNNNNNNNNNN contains:
- the LOC117799668 gene encoding zinc finger protein 436-like, with amino-acid sequence MVHERIHTGEKPYECKACGKAFNHNVCLIQHQRIHTGEKPHECNECGEAFIQITHFIQHQRIHSGEKPYECDDCGKAFSHNSSRMVHQFIHTGEKPCECREAFSHNSSLIVHQLIHTGEKSYECSECGKVISQSSHLYQHQRTHTAEKPYTCNDCGKAFSDRSALIQHQRTHPGEKPYKCRECDEAFSQSSTLIKHKTHMGEKPYTCKDCGKAFSQSSSLIQHEKIHTGRKLFDCHECGKAFS